The proteins below come from a single Benincasa hispida cultivar B227 chromosome 4, ASM972705v1, whole genome shotgun sequence genomic window:
- the LOC120075075 gene encoding uncharacterized protein LOC120075075, with amino-acid sequence MHAKTDSEVTSIAPSSPTRSPRRPVYYVQSPSRDSHDGEKTATSFHSTPVLTSPMDSPPHSRSSVGRHSRESSSSRFSGSLKPGSRKISPNDVSRGAHRKGQKPWKECDVIEEEGLLEDEDRGKSLPRRCYVLAFILGFVVLFSMFALILWGASRPMKPKITMKSITFEQFKIQAGSDFTGVATDMASVNSTVKLIFKNTGSFFGVHVSPTPVELTYSEITVASGTVKKFYQSRKSHRSLTINVIGTRVPLYGSGASFSSSTGTPETPLPLKLSFVIRSRAYVLGQLVKPKFYRHIDCPIIFDPKKLNVPISLKNCTVG; translated from the exons ATGCACGCTAAAACCGACTCCGAAGTCACCAGTATCGCCCCCTCTTCTCCGACGAGATCTCCTCGCCGCCCGGTCTACTACGTCCAGAGCCCTTCCAGAGACTCGCATGATGGGGAGAAGACTGCGACCTCGTTTCACTCTACTCCCGTCCTCACCAGTCCCATGGATTCCCCTCCCCATTCTCGATCCTCCGTTGGCCGTCACTCCAGAGAATCTTCCTCCAGTAGATTTTCTGGATCTCTTAAACCTGGATCCAGGAAGATCTCTCCCAATGACGTCTCTCGCGGCGCTCATCGGAAGGGTCAGAAGCCATGGAAGGAATGCGATGTTATCGAAGAGGAAGGTCTTCTCGAAGATGAAGATCGGGGAAAATCTCTTCCTCGTCGCTGCTATGTTCTCGCTTTCATTTTGGGATTTGTTGTTCTCTTCTCTATGTTCGCTTTGATTCTTTGGGGTGCTAGCAGACCGATGAAGCCCAAGATCACTATGAAG AGCATTACATTCGAGCAATTCAAAATCCAAGCCGGTTCCGATTTCACAGGCGTCGCCACTGACATGGCCTCTGTAAATTCCACTGTGAAACTCATTTTTAAGAATACCGGATCATTCTTCGGTGTCCACGTCTCTCCAACTCCCGTCGAGTTAACATATTCCGAAATCACCGTCGCATCAGGAACC GTTAAAAAGTTCTATCAATCACGGAAGAGTCATAGATCTCTCACCATCAATGTAATCGGCACTAGAGTCCCACTGTACGGAAGCGGAGCAAGTTTCAGCAGTTCCACTGGGACTCCGGAAACTCCATTGCCGTTGAAACTGAGTTTCGTGATCAGATCCAGAGCCTACGTGCTGGGCCAATTAGTGAAGCCAAAATTCTACAGACATATCGATTGCCCTATAATTTTCGATCCCAAGAAACTCAATGTTCCAATATCGCTCAAGAATTGCACGGTCGGTTGA
- the LOC120075763 gene encoding ADP,ATP carrier protein 1, mitochondrial-like, with protein sequence MADQIQHPTIYQKVAGRLSLQSRVASGFRSCDDGFRNPALYQRRASISNYTNAAFQYPAMQSCVATTDLSRVASTGSPIFVAAPVEKGNFLVDFLMGGVSAAVSKTAAAPIERVKLLIQNQDEMIKSGRLSEPYKGIGDCFKRTIQDEGFGSLWRGNTANVIRYFPTQALNFAFKDYFKRVFNFKKDRDGYWKWFAGNLASGGAAGASSLLFVYSLDYARTRLANDAKAAKKGGERQFNGLVDVYRKTLQSDGIAGLYRGFNISCVGIIVYRGLYFGMYDSLKPVLLTGKMQDSFFASFALGWLITNGAGLASYPIDTVRRRMMMTSGEAVKYKSSLDAFSQILKNEGAKSLFKGAGANILRAVAGAGVLAGYDKLQVIVFGKKYGSGGA encoded by the exons ATGGCTGATCAGATTCAACATCCTACCATCTACCAGAAGGTTGCTGGTCGGCTCTCCCTTCAGTCGAGGGTTGCTTCGGGTTTCCGTTCTTGTGACGATGGCTTTAGGAACCCTGCACTTTATCAGAGGCGTGCATCAATTAGCAATTATACAAATGCTGCTTTTCAATATCCTGCTATGCAATCCTGTGTTGCTACAACTGATCTTTCTAGGGTTGCCTCAACTGGCTCCCCCATTTTCGTTGCTGCCCCTGTGGAGAAAGGAAACTTTTTGGTTGACTTTCTTATGGGTGGTGTGTCTGCTGCTGTGTCCAAGACAGCCGCTGCCCCAATTGAGCGTGTCAAACTCTTAATTCAAAATCAGGATGAGATGATTAAATCTGGACGTTTGTCTGAGCCATACAAGGGTATTGGTGATTGTTTTAAGCGCACAATCCAAGACGAGGGTTTTGGTTCCTTGTGGAGAGGAAACACTGCCAATGTCATCCGTTATTTCCCCACTCAA GCATTGAACTTTGCTTTCAAGGATTACTTCAAGAgagttttcaacttcaagaaaGACAGGGATGGTTACTGGAAATGGTTTGCTGGTAACCTGGCATCTGGTGGTGCAGCTGGTGCTTCATCCCTTCTTTTTGTTTACTCTCTTGATTATGCTCGTACTCGATTGGCAAACGACGCCAAAGCTGCCAAGAAAGGTGGAGAAAGGCAATTTAATGGACTGGTTGATGTCTACAGGAAGACATTGCAGTCTGATGGTATTGCTGGTCTTTACCGTGGATTTAACATTTCTTGTGTTGGTATCATTGTGTACCGTGGTTTATACTTTGGAATGTACGATTCTCTGAAGCCAGTTTTATTGACCGGAAAGATGCAG GATAGCTTCTTTGCTAGCTTTGCCCTGGGTTGGCTCATCACCAATGGTGCTGGTCTCGCATCCTACCCAATTGACACTGTTCGTAGAAGAATGATGATGACATCTGGTGAAGCAGTGAAGTACAAGAGCTCATTGGATGCCTTCTCTCAGATCTTGAAGAACGAAGGTGCTAAGTCTCTCTTCAAGGGTGCTGGTGCTAACATTCTCCGTGCCGTTGCTGGTGCTGGTGTGCTTGCCGGTTATGATAAGTTGCAGGTGATCGTCTTTGGGAAGAAATACGGATCTGGTGGTGCTTAA